Proteins encoded within one genomic window of Ammonifex degensii KC4:
- the tatA gene encoding twin-arginine translocase TatA/TatE family subunit → MFRGLLEPTHLLLILVVVLLIFGPSKLPEIGRAFGRTLKEFRNASAGTFDETEEKISSPKAEAQAIAQACEASKTAETKH, encoded by the coding sequence GTGTTCCGCGGTCTGCTCGAGCCCACGCATCTGCTACTCATTTTGGTGGTGGTCCTGCTCATCTTCGGCCCGAGCAAGCTTCCCGAGATCGGACGAGCTTTTGGGCGGACTTTGAAGGAGTTCCGCAATGCTTCCGCCGGTACTTTCGACGAGACGGAAGAAAAGATTTCTTCCCCCAAAGCGGAAGCGCAGGCCATAGCCCAGGCTTGTGAGGCCAGCAAAACTGCGGAAACCAAGCACTAA
- a CDS encoding nitrate/sulfonate/bicarbonate ABC transporter ATP-binding protein has translation MEVLIELKGVTKKYPLGERSEVTVLEDISLAVRQGEFLGILGPSGSGKSTLLRIMAGLVKPTSGEVLYKGRSLDGVNPGVAMVFQTFALYPWLTVLENVALPLLVRGHSWETCREKAIQIIDMVGLDGFESAYPKELSGGMRQRVGVARALIAEPDVLLMDEPFSALDVLTAENLRRDLLKLWLEEKIPTKAIVLITHNIEEAVYLCDRILVLSRDPGRVIAEVAVNLPHWRERKNPRFTALVDEIYTILTRRKVPTAPPAPPAPRRLPAARVGAVTGLVEYLLEVGGRADLYALGEKFAMDLEDLLPIVEAAEITGLVSVHEGDIELTSAGRRFAAAPLLERKEIFREQILQNVRRIRWIVSVLSSKANHRMPREFFLSVLEQHFSPEEARIQLDILIDWGRYAELFGYDEDSRCLYLEEGEMAS, from the coding sequence ATGGAGGTACTCATCGAGCTTAAGGGAGTCACCAAAAAATATCCCCTCGGGGAACGCAGCGAGGTAACGGTACTGGAGGATATCTCCCTCGCCGTACGGCAGGGGGAGTTTTTAGGCATCCTGGGACCTTCTGGTTCGGGCAAGTCCACCCTTTTGCGCATAATGGCCGGACTGGTCAAGCCCACCTCAGGAGAGGTGCTATACAAAGGTCGCTCATTGGACGGAGTGAATCCGGGGGTAGCTATGGTCTTCCAGACTTTCGCCCTTTACCCCTGGCTTACCGTGCTGGAAAACGTGGCCCTGCCGCTTTTGGTGCGCGGCCATTCCTGGGAGACCTGCCGAGAGAAGGCCATTCAGATCATCGACATGGTGGGACTTGACGGTTTCGAAAGTGCTTATCCTAAAGAACTTTCCGGCGGTATGCGCCAAAGGGTAGGAGTGGCACGGGCCTTGATAGCCGAGCCGGACGTGCTCTTAATGGACGAACCTTTTTCGGCCCTGGACGTTCTCACAGCGGAAAACCTACGGCGTGACCTTTTAAAGCTCTGGTTGGAAGAGAAGATACCTACTAAAGCTATAGTTCTGATCACCCACAATATCGAAGAAGCAGTTTATCTCTGCGACCGCATCCTGGTGCTATCGCGCGATCCAGGGCGCGTTATAGCCGAGGTAGCGGTGAACCTGCCCCACTGGCGGGAACGGAAAAACCCCCGCTTCACCGCCCTGGTGGACGAAATTTATACCATTCTCACCCGCCGCAAAGTGCCGACTGCTCCTCCGGCTCCGCCAGCTCCCCGGAGGCTACCCGCGGCACGGGTGGGCGCCGTGACCGGTCTGGTGGAATATCTCCTAGAAGTGGGGGGCAGAGCCGACCTTTATGCCTTAGGCGAAAAGTTTGCCATGGACCTGGAAGATCTCCTGCCCATAGTAGAGGCAGCGGAAATAACGGGTCTGGTGAGCGTGCACGAGGGTGACATTGAGCTTACTTCCGCCGGCAGGCGCTTCGCTGCTGCTCCTTTACTCGAGCGAAAGGAAATCTTCCGCGAACAAATTTTACAAAACGTCCGGCGCATCCGCTGGATAGTCTCGGTGCTTTCTTCTAAGGCCAACCACCGCATGCCCCGGGAGTTCTTCCTGAGCGTGCTGGAACAGCACTTCAGTCCCGAAGAGGCCCGGATCCAGCTCGATATTCTTATCGACTGGGGACGCTACGCCGAGCTTTTCGGCTACGATGAAGATTCTCGCTGCCTTTATTTGGAGGAAGGAGAAATGGCCAGCTAA
- a CDS encoding ABC transporter permease, with protein MRQPVELVARRFSFIDVAVILTVLALLYTLIHLGAGMAEPLRMGAKIDLNPIHLPYYVGRSLLRMFIALIASLIFAIVYGYWAAYSLRAEKILIPFLDILQSVPVLGFLSATITGLVALFPNSMLGAELASIFAVFTAQAWNITYGFYQSLRTIPRELRDAAAIFRLNWWHRLWQLELPFSAIPLVYNAMMSFAGSWFFLSASEAITVLNRQIYLPGLGSYLATAIMHKDMKALILSIITMAVTIVLVDQLFWRPVAIWSQRFKLEQTKEQMESHWLLKMLQRSSLVRAFGSRVLEPMQRRFIISGGRLVAGTAESSLGAGIKRIVHLLGVFLLLLLIGYTAYYGYRGVLLIAQLGLEGILDLFRLGFYSFLRVVAAVALGTLIMLPLGVYLGWNAERARRWQPFITFVASFPANMLFPFFTILFLRLHISQEWGAIPLMMLGTQWYILFNVIAGVSSLPNDLKEAAAVLGVKGWKRWRYFILPGIFPFLVTGGITAAGGAWNATIVAEVVSWGDHTLQATGLGAYITNATEAGNWPAIMGGIITMSLYVVAINRLFWRRLYHLAEVKYHVE; from the coding sequence ATGCGCCAGCCGGTGGAGTTGGTAGCCCGCAGGTTCAGTTTCATAGACGTGGCGGTAATCCTGACCGTTCTGGCCTTACTTTACACCCTGATCCATCTGGGGGCCGGTATGGCCGAACCCCTCCGCATGGGAGCGAAGATTGATCTCAATCCCATACACCTTCCCTACTATGTGGGCAGATCTCTTCTGCGTATGTTCATAGCCCTCATAGCTTCCCTGATCTTTGCCATAGTTTACGGTTACTGGGCCGCTTACAGTCTGCGGGCAGAGAAAATCTTGATTCCGTTCCTGGATATCCTGCAGTCTGTGCCCGTACTAGGCTTTCTTTCCGCTACCATCACCGGATTGGTGGCTCTCTTTCCTAACAGCATGCTGGGGGCAGAGCTGGCCTCCATTTTCGCCGTCTTTACCGCCCAGGCTTGGAACATAACTTACGGTTTTTACCAGTCGCTGCGCACCATTCCCCGGGAGCTACGCGATGCCGCTGCTATCTTCCGACTCAACTGGTGGCACAGGCTCTGGCAATTAGAACTCCCTTTCTCCGCCATACCTCTGGTGTATAACGCTATGATGTCCTTCGCCGGGAGCTGGTTCTTCCTTTCGGCCAGCGAGGCCATAACTGTGCTTAACCGCCAGATCTATCTTCCTGGGCTGGGCTCTTATCTGGCCACGGCTATCATGCACAAAGACATGAAGGCGCTCATCCTTTCCATTATCACCATGGCCGTCACCATAGTGCTGGTAGACCAGCTCTTCTGGCGGCCGGTGGCTATCTGGAGCCAGCGCTTCAAACTGGAACAAACCAAAGAGCAGATGGAGTCCCATTGGCTCTTGAAGATGTTGCAGCGCTCAAGCTTAGTCCGGGCTTTTGGCAGCCGGGTGCTAGAGCCAATGCAGCGTCGTTTTATTATAAGCGGCGGGCGGCTGGTAGCCGGAACCGCCGAGTCCAGCTTAGGAGCTGGGATCAAGCGTATCGTACACCTTCTAGGAGTCTTCCTTCTTTTGCTGCTGATCGGATACACGGCCTACTACGGCTACCGGGGGGTCTTGTTGATCGCCCAGCTGGGCCTAGAAGGTATATTAGATCTCTTCCGCCTTGGATTTTACTCCTTCCTGCGGGTGGTAGCCGCAGTTGCCCTGGGGACGCTCATCATGCTCCCGCTGGGAGTTTATTTGGGCTGGAACGCGGAAAGGGCCCGGCGCTGGCAGCCGTTTATAACTTTTGTTGCTTCTTTCCCGGCTAACATGCTCTTTCCTTTCTTTACCATCCTCTTCCTGCGCCTGCATATAAGCCAAGAATGGGGCGCCATTCCCTTGATGATGCTGGGAACCCAGTGGTATATCTTGTTTAACGTCATAGCCGGGGTAAGTTCCCTGCCCAACGATCTTAAAGAGGCGGCAGCGGTTCTGGGGGTTAAGGGCTGGAAACGGTGGCGCTACTTCATCCTGCCTGGTATCTTCCCCTTCCTGGTGACAGGAGGGATAACCGCCGCCGGTGGTGCCTGGAACGCCACCATCGTGGCGGAAGTGGTGAGCTGGGGCGACCACACCTTGCAGGCTACCGGCCTAGGTGCTTACATCACCAACGCCACGGAAGCAGGAAACTGGCCGGCCATTATGGGAGGAATAATCACTATGTCTCTTTACGTGGTGGCGATTAATCGCCTTTTCTGGCGCCGACTTTATCACCTGGCAGAAGTCAAGTACCATGTAGAGTAA
- the panC gene encoding pantoate--beta-alanine ligase: protein MKVIEKVAEMQEWALERKRRGRRLGFVPTMGYLHAGHLTILCWAREDRDKEFDRLVVGVFIDPFQFSSAEEYRSYPRDIRWDKEVALGAGADVFFVPSAEELYPEGFTTLISVGGFEHVTEVKRHPERLRGALTTTAKLLNIVQPDCLYLGLKNAYQVVAIRRMIRDLNFPVKVKVHPVVRDEDGLAVSARNFLLSEEEREAAKVLYRSLQAAEQAIQKGEREVATLQELMANTIKEEPLARFDYVEILQWPTLQPVERLKAGRYLLTVSAYFGPAHLTDHSLVEIEVE, encoded by the coding sequence ATGAAGGTTATCGAAAAGGTGGCGGAAATGCAGGAATGGGCTTTGGAGCGCAAGAGGCGAGGGAGGCGCTTGGGCTTCGTTCCCACCATGGGTTACTTGCACGCGGGGCACCTGACCATCCTCTGCTGGGCCCGTGAGGACCGGGACAAGGAGTTCGATCGGCTGGTGGTCGGGGTCTTCATCGACCCCTTTCAGTTTTCCTCGGCGGAAGAGTACCGGAGCTATCCCCGGGATATCCGCTGGGACAAGGAAGTGGCGCTAGGAGCGGGGGCTGATGTCTTCTTCGTCCCTTCAGCGGAAGAACTTTACCCTGAAGGCTTTACTACCCTGATAAGCGTAGGGGGCTTCGAGCACGTCACCGAAGTCAAACGGCACCCGGAGAGGCTACGAGGAGCTCTAACCACTACTGCCAAGCTCCTCAACATAGTGCAGCCCGACTGCCTTTACCTGGGCTTGAAAAACGCCTACCAGGTGGTGGCCATCCGCCGCATGATAAGGGACCTCAACTTCCCCGTTAAAGTGAAGGTACACCCGGTGGTGCGAGACGAGGACGGCCTGGCGGTAAGCGCCCGGAACTTTCTTTTGAGCGAGGAAGAAAGAGAAGCGGCCAAGGTCCTTTACCGGAGCCTGCAAGCGGCCGAGCAGGCGATTCAGAAGGGGGAAAGAGAAGTAGCTACTCTGCAGGAACTCATGGCCAACACCATAAAAGAGGAGCCCTTGGCCCGTTTTGACTACGTGGAGATCTTGCAGTGGCCTACCTTGCAGCCGGTAGAAAGGCTCAAGGCCGGGCGCTATCTCTTGACCGTCTCGGCCTACTTCGGCCCAGCCCATTTGACCGATCACAGCCTGGTGGAGATTGAGGTAGAATAA
- the dinB gene encoding DNA polymerase IV: MQEILLCDLDAFFAAVEQRDHPELRGKPVIVGGSLTGRGVVATCSYEARSFGVRSAMPLKKALRLCPQAILLPVNISRYREVAAEVLAIYRRFTPFIEVVSIDEAYLGVPSGEGLAVARAIKEAVRKELDLPLSIGVSVNKLLAKVACDLAKPQGLKALWPEEVPQVLWPLPVGVLPGIGPKTERQLQAKGIKTVGDLAAAPLYLLKMLLGSEALRFKEYSHGVDRRGLVLSRPPLSFSKETTFPQDVQEPEVVRGALMRLAEDLGYRLRQNGYLARSVTLKLRFADFRTVTRTRCLAEGTNRDSLIYRTAWELFQKFASSPPWRLVGIKVAELSNWKQLSWLEDEQEERERMLALVLDALRSRYGRPVVRRASGLKGISAEEEE, encoded by the coding sequence GTGCAGGAGATACTGCTTTGCGATCTTGACGCCTTTTTTGCCGCCGTGGAGCAGAGGGATCATCCCGAGCTCCGGGGCAAGCCGGTGATTGTTGGCGGGAGCCTTACGGGCCGGGGAGTGGTGGCCACTTGTTCTTATGAAGCCCGGAGCTTTGGCGTCCGCTCTGCCATGCCCCTCAAAAAGGCGCTCAGGCTCTGTCCACAGGCCATCCTCCTGCCGGTGAACATAAGCCGCTACCGGGAAGTGGCGGCCGAGGTGTTGGCCATCTACCGGCGTTTCACCCCCTTTATCGAAGTGGTTTCCATAGACGAGGCTTACCTGGGCGTGCCTTCGGGGGAAGGGCTGGCGGTAGCCCGAGCCATCAAGGAGGCGGTAAGAAAGGAGCTCGACCTTCCCCTCTCCATAGGAGTTTCCGTGAACAAGCTTTTAGCCAAGGTAGCCTGCGACTTGGCCAAGCCGCAGGGCCTCAAAGCCCTTTGGCCGGAGGAGGTTCCGCAAGTCCTCTGGCCCTTGCCAGTTGGCGTCCTGCCTGGCATAGGCCCCAAGACCGAAAGACAACTGCAGGCCAAGGGGATAAAGACGGTGGGCGATCTGGCGGCGGCTCCTCTTTACCTGCTCAAGATGCTTCTGGGGAGCGAGGCCCTGCGCTTCAAAGAGTACAGCCACGGAGTAGACCGGCGCGGGCTTGTTCTTTCCCGTCCGCCTCTTTCCTTCTCCAAAGAGACGACCTTCCCCCAGGATGTGCAGGAGCCGGAAGTGGTGCGCGGAGCTTTGATGCGTCTGGCGGAGGATCTTGGCTACCGCCTGCGGCAAAACGGCTACTTGGCTCGCAGCGTCACCTTAAAGCTGCGCTTTGCCGACTTCCGCACGGTTACCCGCACCCGGTGCCTGGCTGAGGGTACCAACCGCGACTCCCTCATCTACCGCACGGCTTGGGAGCTCTTCCAGAAATTCGCTTCTTCTCCTCCCTGGCGGCTGGTGGGGATAAAGGTGGCGGAGCTTTCTAACTGGAAGCAGCTTTCTTGGCTAGAAGATGAGCAGGAGGAGAGGGAGCGGATGCTGGCCCTGGTTTTGGACGCGTTGCGTTCCCGCTACGGCCGGCCGGTAGTGCGCCGGGCGTCCGGGCTTAAAGGGATTTCGGCCGAGGAAGAAGAATAA
- a CDS encoding D-alanine--D-alanine ligase gives MRVAVLCGGNSAEREVSLRSGEAVYRALQERGWEAVKIDVGPDIALRLSEVKPDVVFLALHGKGGEDGSIQGLLEVMGLPYTGPGILASALAMNKIATKRYLRSASLPTPDFITLDKEETHDEWLQRVKEFRPFPVVVKAPTQGSSLGMNIVRREEELLPALAEAFRYDPVVLVEEFIEGVEVTAAVLGNRKPVVLPLIEIVADKGVYDYEAKYTPGKSQHIIPPRLPEPWQEKVKELALATYRWLDCRGFSRIDFMVDHKGNPYILEVNTIPGLTEVSLFPDAARAAGISFGELVERLIYLALGREE, from the coding sequence ATGCGAGTGGCGGTGCTGTGCGGCGGAAACTCGGCCGAAAGGGAAGTTTCTTTGCGCTCGGGCGAAGCCGTATACCGGGCCTTGCAGGAAAGGGGCTGGGAAGCAGTAAAAATCGATGTAGGACCAGACATTGCCCTACGGTTAAGCGAAGTCAAGCCAGACGTGGTCTTCTTGGCCCTGCACGGCAAAGGGGGGGAGGACGGCAGCATCCAGGGGCTTTTGGAGGTCATGGGCCTGCCCTACACCGGGCCGGGCATTCTTGCCAGCGCCCTAGCCATGAACAAGATAGCCACCAAGCGTTACCTGCGTTCGGCTTCCCTTCCCACCCCCGACTTCATAACCTTAGATAAAGAAGAGACTCACGATGAATGGTTGCAAAGGGTAAAAGAGTTTCGTCCCTTCCCGGTGGTGGTCAAGGCTCCTACTCAGGGTTCCTCTCTAGGCATGAACATCGTGCGCCGGGAAGAGGAGCTACTCCCGGCCCTGGCAGAAGCTTTCCGCTACGACCCGGTGGTACTAGTAGAGGAGTTCATAGAAGGAGTGGAAGTAACAGCGGCGGTGCTGGGCAACCGGAAGCCGGTGGTGCTTCCCCTCATCGAGATCGTAGCTGACAAAGGAGTTTACGACTACGAGGCCAAGTACACCCCCGGGAAAAGCCAGCACATCATCCCTCCCCGTCTTCCCGAACCTTGGCAAGAAAAAGTGAAGGAGCTGGCTCTGGCTACCTACCGCTGGCTTGACTGCCGGGGGTTCTCGCGCATCGACTTCATGGTAGACCATAAAGGGAACCCCTACATCCTGGAGGTCAACACCATTCCGGGGCTTACCGAGGTAAGCCTCTTTCCCGATGCCGCCCGTGCGGCCGGTATAAGCTTCGGCGAACTGGTAGAAAGGCTTATCTACCTGGCCCTGGGACGGGAGGAGTAA
- the deoC gene encoding deoxyribose-phosphate aldolase: protein MDLKELARYIDHTLLRPEAREEDIRRLCAEALHYGFFAVCVNPAYVPLAVETLKGSSVKVCTVVGFPLGANSTVTKVIEARQAAREGAEEFDLVLNLGALKDRRLSYLREELRAVREAVKEICPQGVLKIILETSLLTREEKLIGCELALEVGVEFVKTSTGFGPGGATVEDVKLLCQAVGDRAGVKAAGGIRTFKDLISMLEAGADRIGSSCAVKIMEEAGSCISTL from the coding sequence ATGGACTTAAAGGAGCTGGCCCGATACATAGACCACACCTTGCTGCGCCCGGAAGCCAGGGAGGAGGACATAAGGCGCCTTTGCGCAGAAGCCCTGCACTACGGCTTTTTTGCTGTCTGCGTCAACCCGGCCTACGTTCCCTTGGCGGTGGAGACTCTCAAGGGCTCTTCGGTCAAGGTCTGCACCGTGGTGGGGTTCCCACTGGGGGCCAACAGCACGGTAACCAAGGTGATTGAAGCCCGGCAGGCAGCTCGGGAGGGGGCGGAAGAGTTTGACCTGGTGCTTAATCTAGGAGCGCTCAAGGACCGGCGGCTTTCTTACCTCCGGGAGGAGCTAAGAGCGGTAAGGGAGGCGGTGAAGGAGATCTGCCCTCAAGGGGTGCTAAAGATAATCTTGGAGACCTCTCTTCTGACGCGGGAAGAAAAGCTTATAGGGTGCGAGCTTGCGCTGGAGGTGGGGGTGGAGTTCGTCAAGACCTCCACTGGTTTCGGCCCGGGGGGAGCCACGGTGGAGGACGTGAAGCTTTTGTGCCAAGCGGTGGGTGACCGGGCTGGCGTGAAGGCAGCGGGCGGGATAAGAACATTTAAAGATCTCATATCCATGCTGGAGGCAGGAGCGGACCGCATCGGCTCAAGTTGCGCCGTAAAGATCATGGAAGAAGCCGGAAGTTGCATATCGACGCTTTAA
- a CDS encoding IS200/IS605 family accessory protein TnpB-related protein yields the protein MITLQCLLEFQSEEDRQKVLDLMRRFSSAERYGYQRLLEGWPREELKKHLAQVFQINTRYADDAVLKASSVLSSCRKRGQNPAKVIFGGRCLFEKLKKKHLSGEKREELKREWKERRQGNLYTRGDKEKKGNPNLRFVWIKGELYLRICVGERRWVYARVVRPAKREKDKWIGFVWDLHKAERTGKWFPYNVELKLKNGEVYAHVSISEKFPPAAITLENGVIGIDVNAYPFHLALAEVSPDGNLLGYERISLHELLSADRDKREYLAWQVAYQVVSLALEKGKAIAMEDLEKLPKGRRGDGFPKLRKTLQRWAYKSILEKIEILARRHGVEVIKVNPAFTSVIGKFKYAPQYLIDKDVAGALVIGRRALGFEEELPEAYRLLLWDEEFLLYSVAQLEEKVKKFKQELKGETNEWRKKAIKKRLSVTRSDLKILQKHLRILQSGEGEPASRQPADRWKEPVRGHLSGWRIKAWRVLSAALTVPVLEKFFHVKGTVRDFSPLRPILVLGDWERAVRRPVPVPGAGAAVQEYS from the coding sequence GTGATAACCCTCCAGTGTCTCCTGGAGTTTCAAAGTGAAGAAGACAGGCAGAAGGTCCTCGACCTTATGCGCAGGTTTTCCTCTGCCGAAAGGTATGGTTACCAGAGGCTTTTAGAGGGCTGGCCGAGGGAAGAACTCAAGAAGCACTTAGCCCAGGTCTTTCAGATCAACACCCGCTATGCCGACGACGCCGTCCTCAAGGCCTCAAGCGTCCTGTCTTCCTGCCGGAAAAGGGGACAGAACCCTGCCAAAGTCATCTTCGGGGGAAGGTGCCTCTTCGAGAAGCTGAAAAAGAAGCACCTGAGCGGTGAGAAGAGAGAAGAGCTGAAAAGGGAGTGGAAGGAGAGGAGGCAGGGGAACCTCTACACCAGGGGAGACAAGGAAAAGAAGGGCAACCCCAACCTCCGGTTCGTCTGGATAAAAGGAGAGCTTTACCTCCGGATATGCGTGGGGGAAAGACGGTGGGTCTACGCCAGAGTTGTGAGACCGGCCAAAAGGGAAAAGGACAAGTGGATAGGTTTCGTCTGGGACCTCCACAAGGCGGAGAGGACAGGTAAGTGGTTCCCCTACAACGTGGAGCTTAAGCTCAAAAACGGTGAAGTCTACGCCCACGTGAGCATAAGCGAAAAGTTCCCTCCCGCTGCCATCACTCTCGAAAACGGGGTCATAGGGATAGACGTCAACGCCTACCCCTTTCACCTGGCGCTGGCGGAAGTCTCCCCTGATGGCAACCTCCTGGGCTACGAGAGGATAAGTCTCCACGAGCTCCTTTCTGCCGATCGCGACAAGAGGGAGTACCTTGCCTGGCAGGTGGCCTATCAGGTAGTCAGCCTGGCCCTGGAGAAGGGTAAGGCCATCGCCATGGAAGACCTGGAGAAGCTCCCGAAGGGCAGGAGGGGAGACGGCTTCCCAAAGTTGAGAAAGACACTTCAGCGCTGGGCTTACAAGAGCATCCTGGAGAAGATAGAGATCCTGGCCAGGAGGCACGGGGTGGAAGTAATCAAAGTAAACCCCGCCTTCACTTCGGTGATAGGGAAGTTCAAGTACGCGCCCCAGTACCTGATAGACAAGGACGTGGCTGGGGCCCTGGTGATAGGCCGCCGGGCTTTAGGTTTTGAGGAGGAGCTGCCGGAAGCTTACCGGCTTTTGCTCTGGGATGAAGAGTTTCTGCTCTACTCCGTAGCTCAGCTCGAAGAGAAGGTAAAGAAGTTCAAACAGGAACTGAAGGGAGAAACGAACGAGTGGCGGAAGAAGGCCATCAAAAAGCGGTTGTCGGTCACACGCAGTGACCTGAAGATCCTCCAGAAGCACCTGCGTATCCTTCAAAGCGGAGAGGGTGAGCCTGCTTCCCGACAGCCGGCCGACCGGTGGAAGGAGCCGGTGAGGGGTCACCTTTCGGGGTGGCGAATAAAAGCTTGGCGAGTCCTCTCCGCAGCCCTCACCGTCCCGGTCCTCGAAAAGTTTTTTCACGTGAAAGGCACCGTGAGGGACTTTTCTCCCTTGAGACCGATCCTGGTCTTGGGGGATTGGGAACGGGCGGTGAGAAGGCCAGTTCCTGTTCCTGGTGCAGGGGCGGCTGTGCAAGAGTACAGCTGA
- a CDS encoding sulfite exporter TauE/SafE family protein: MQLIKARFRDPAKIFCPTLELSPDGSFKATVSIPKDSAPGRYYVVAVTDKGERSAPVYLENHLRFPSVYLSNAGTGINIFGPFLLALAVTTFGVLMGAGGGFILNPLLVSFWPLPHAVVAGTVMPTVLFSQVSGIYNYARIKFINWKLGLALGAAMVLGGFIGPKLTELITLEQFKFIFGWVLLALAAIMVWQTTPGYLERHKKEQAILKEFRRRAEEAAKARLAEEGSR; this comes from the coding sequence ATGCAGCTCATCAAGGCCCGTTTCCGGGACCCGGCCAAGATCTTCTGCCCGACGCTGGAGCTTTCCCCTGATGGTTCCTTTAAGGCCACCGTCTCCATCCCCAAGGATTCTGCCCCTGGCCGCTACTACGTAGTGGCGGTGACCGATAAGGGGGAGCGTAGCGCGCCGGTATACCTGGAAAACCACCTGAGGTTTCCCTCCGTCTACCTCAGTAACGCGGGGACGGGAATCAACATCTTCGGGCCTTTCCTGCTGGCCCTAGCCGTTACCACCTTTGGCGTTCTCATGGGAGCAGGGGGAGGCTTTATCCTTAATCCGCTGCTGGTTTCCTTCTGGCCCCTTCCTCACGCGGTGGTGGCGGGTACGGTCATGCCCACCGTGCTCTTCTCCCAGGTTTCCGGTATCTATAACTACGCCCGGATAAAATTCATCAACTGGAAGTTGGGGCTCGCGCTGGGCGCGGCCATGGTGCTGGGTGGCTTTATCGGTCCCAAGCTTACCGAGCTTATCACCCTGGAGCAGTTCAAGTTTATCTTCGGCTGGGTTTTGCTGGCTCTGGCCGCCATCATGGTATGGCAGACTACACCCGGCTATCTCGAGCGTCACAAGAAGGAGCAAGCCATTCTCAAAGAGTTTCGGCGCCGGGCCGAGGAGGCAGCAAAGGCGCGTCTGGCAGAGGAGGGTAGCAGGTAA
- a CDS encoding sulfite exporter TauE/SafE family protein, whose amino-acid sequence MKMKIEFWGQEFEVNVLLGCLGSFLIAVVSSMFGFGGGPFMVPLLTVGLPMYVVVGSSLLAIFFNTLMGSLRHYQFGNFDPLLFLIMFPAAILGGYIGPQIAKRVSPVAVKRIAAAGLVLLALNLLGVY is encoded by the coding sequence ATGAAGATGAAGATCGAGTTCTGGGGGCAGGAGTTCGAGGTAAATGTGCTCCTGGGCTGCCTGGGGAGCTTTCTCATAGCGGTTGTCTCTTCCATGTTCGGCTTTGGTGGCGGTCCTTTCATGGTTCCCCTCCTCACGGTGGGGTTGCCCATGTACGTGGTAGTGGGGAGTTCGCTTCTGGCGATCTTCTTCAACACTCTCATGGGCTCGCTCCGGCACTACCAGTTCGGCAACTTCGACCCCCTGCTCTTCCTCATCATGTTCCCGGCCGCCATCTTGGGCGGGTATATCGGCCCCCAGATAGCCAAAAGGGTAAGTCCGGTGGCGGTAAAGCGCATCGCCGCGGCCGGTCTTGTCCTTCTGGCCCTCAACCTCCTGGGGGTTTACTAG
- a CDS encoding DUF5320 domain-containing protein, with protein MCWHGWMHAHVDHHGYGHCCCHGGRMRWTLSCKEELVRLEGYLKDLKEEMRAVEERIKEIKELKGRDNQGA; from the coding sequence ATGTGCTGGCACGGCTGGATGCACGCCCACGTCGACCACCACGGCTACGGTCACTGCTGCTGCCACGGCGGCAGGATGCGGTGGACGCTGTCCTGCAAGGAGGAGCTGGTCCGCCTGGAGGGCTACCTTAAGGATCTCAAGGAAGAGATGAGGGCCGTGGAGGAGAGGATAAAGGAGATAAAGGAGCTAAAGGGCAGGGATAACCAGGGCGCGTAA